A genomic stretch from Longimicrobium sp. includes:
- a CDS encoding DinB family protein, which translates to MDEIERIADQLARVFDGDAWYGSSTMDALRGVAAEEAARRPIPQAHTIWEIALHLTSWNREVARRVRTGTAREPEDGDWPEMPEPSDENWRWTMEMLEASYRALLAEVRRFPAARLDEVMGDERDRPLGSGVTFYVMLHGAVQHCVAHTAQMSLLRKASAHG; encoded by the coding sequence ATGGACGAGATCGAGCGAATCGCCGACCAGCTGGCGCGCGTCTTCGACGGCGACGCGTGGTACGGCTCCAGCACGATGGACGCCCTCCGCGGGGTGGCGGCGGAGGAGGCGGCGCGGCGGCCGATCCCGCAGGCGCACACCATCTGGGAGATCGCGCTGCACCTGACGTCGTGGAACCGCGAGGTCGCGCGGCGGGTGCGCACCGGCACCGCGCGCGAGCCGGAAGACGGAGACTGGCCGGAGATGCCGGAGCCGTCGGACGAAAACTGGCGGTGGACGATGGAGATGCTGGAGGCGTCGTACCGCGCGCTCCTGGCCGAAGTCCGCCGCTTCCCCGCCGCGCGGCTGGACGAGGTGATGGGCGACGAGCGCGACCGGCCGCTGGGCTCCGGCGTCACCTTCTACGTCATGCTGCACGGCGCCGTGCAGCACTGCGTGGCCCACACCGCGCAGATGTCGCTGCTGCGCAAGGCGTCCGCGCACGGCTGA